DNA sequence from the Candidatus Hinthialibacter antarcticus genome:
TGATTCCACCGGAGTCAGTAATTACCGCTTTGGCGTGTTGGATCAGATAATTAAATTCCAGATACCCCATCGGCTCAGTTAGAATTAAATGTTCAGAGTGAAGAAGGTTATCATTCAGACAGTTCGCTGTTCGAGGGTGAATTGGAAACACAACCGGAATTCCAGCAGCATGTAGGAGAATTGTATTGACTAAATTGTGCAAATGGTTTTCTTCATCAACATTCGCTGGACGGTGAAGGGTCATGACAAAATATTTTTGTTTATTCAGTGATTTTTGTTCCCAAAACGCGGG
Encoded proteins:
- a CDS encoding UDP-N-acetylglucosamine 2-epimerase, giving the protein MNKQKYFVMTLHRPANVDEENHLHNLVNTILLHAAGIPVVFPIHPRTANCLNDNLLHSEHLILTEPMGYLEFNYLIQHAKAVITDSGGITEETTVLGVPCMTLRDSTERPETITEGTNELVGTNPDNLKTYFERIHAGEWKTGSIPELWDGQTAKRIIHHLETLLNHSFKNGGA